The DNA window CGATAATCAACTTCGTTTCCTCAAAGAAATCATCAAGAAAAGACCGAGTACAAATTTTGATGAACAAATAAAAGAAATCGTCAGGTTAAGAGCAATCCTGAATAATATGAACGGTCAACTATCCGAACTGGCAAATAAAATCCTGGGAATAGAAGGGAATATTTCTCGTATTTATTTTAAGATAATTTCGTTATTGATTCCGGATCGATATACATTTAACGGTAGATCATCCCGTCCTGCCAAAGATCCTTTCAATGCTTTTCTTAATTACGGTTACGGTGTTCTTTATAGTAAAGTAGAAAAAGCTCTTATCATTGCTGGACTCGATCCTTACATCGGACTTTTGCATACGGATAATTATAATAAAAAATCCCTGGTATATGATTTTATCGAACCATTCCGAATTTTAGTCGATGAAACTGTTTTCTATCTATTTTCACGGCGGCAGATCAAAGATGCTTTTTATGATGAGATCAAAAAAGGTGTTACTTTGAATGAGGAAGGAAAGAAATTTTTCATCACCAATCTGCTGGAACATTTTGATAAACGCATCAAATATAAAGGTCGTAATATTAAAATGATCGATCAAATCAAAATTGATGCCCATGCTTTCGCTAATTTTCTGATAGGGAAGAGGAAGGAGTTTTAGTTGTTAGTTGGTAGTTGAAAGTTGGTTGTTGGTAGATGGTGGTTGGTAGTTGATGGTTGAGTTGTTGATTGTTGTATGAAAATCAAGGAGTAAAAATGGCAAATATCTCTGAATTGAATGTTTATCAAAATAGTTTGGAATTTTCCAATCAAATCTGGAATTTATGCTTAAAATGGAATTCGTTCGCTTCCAATACCGTTGGTTATCAAATCGTGAAAGCTGCCGACTCGATTTCAGCAAATCTGGCAGAAGGTTATGGCAGATTTCATCTAAAAGATAATATCCATTTTTGTTATTACAGTAGCGGTTCTTTGGAAGAAACAAAAGATTGGTTACGAAAATCCAGAACAAGAAATTTGATCTCAGAAAATACTTATCAGGAATTAACAAAAGAAATCGTAATAATTGCCAAACAACTTAATAAATACATAACATCTCTGAAGAAAAAAATACATCGATCATGAACCACCTACGAACCACCAACCAAGAACCAAGAACCAAAAACCGGAGGTTATAAATGCTAACCTGGGTAATGTACGACATCAAAAAAGACCGTACTCGCAATAAGGTGGCAAAACTTTGTGAAGAAGCAGGAATTTATCGTGTGCAATATTCCGTTTTCGTGGGAGATTTGAACAATGCTCAACGCAAAGAACTTATTGCGGGATTTATTAAGCTTATCAATAAAGATGATGATTCTATCTATATTTTTCCTATGTGTACCGAAGATTTCAAGAAGTGCAAACTTCTGGGACAAGCATTTGATAAAGACCTGATCGCCGACGAAGTGAAAGCTCTGTTGCTATGAAGAATCCATCCACTGAAAGCGACGATGCATTTCGTCGCCCACACGAAACCAGTATCTTCGTCACACCTTCCGATGTGATCGAATATCTCTTCTGCCCAAGATTTTTGTATTACATGCATGTTTTGGATATCGATCAGCACGAACATAAACGCTTACTTGTAAATAAAGGAAGGGACATTCATCAGTTAAAATTGGTTAGGAATAAAGAATATCTTCGCAAAAAAATCGGCTGTATCGATAAACAATTGGATGTTTATCTTACTTCTGCAAAACACAGATTGGTGGGAAGAATTGATGAAGTTCTATTTCTGGAAAATAATTTTGCTGCTCCTCTGGATTATAAGTTTTCTTTCTGGGAAGGTAAAATATATAAAACATACAAAACTCAACAGATACTTTATGCACTTCTAATCGAAGAGAATTTCCAAACGAAAGTCGAGA is part of the Candidatus Cloacimonadota bacterium genome and encodes:
- the cas1 gene encoding CRISPR-associated endonuclease Cas1, with product MELYLNTFGTYLHKKGEMFEVRIEDESRRISPKRISAIVISNAAQITTDAIQLALEYNIDIVFLDKFGNPYGRVWLPKLGSTTYIRRKLLEIYQQDEGLQFVKSWLNRKTDNQLRFLKEIIKKRPSTNFDEQIKEIVRLRAILNNMNGQLSELANKILGIEGNISRIYFKIISLLIPDRYTFNGRSSRPAKDPFNAFLNYGYGVLYSKVEKALIIAGLDPYIGLLHTDNYNKKSLVYDFIEPFRILVDETVFYLFSRRQIKDAFYDEIKKGVTLNEEGKKFFITNLLEHFDKRIKYKGRNIKMIDQIKIDAHAFANFLIGKRKEF
- the cas4 gene encoding CRISPR-associated protein Cas4, with translation MKNPSTESDDAFRRPHETSIFVTPSDVIEYLFCPRFLYYMHVLDIDQHEHKRLLVNKGRDIHQLKLVRNKEYLRKKIGCIDKQLDVYLTSAKHRLVGRIDEVLFLENNFAAPLDYKFSFWEGKIYKTYKTQQILYALLIEENFQTKVEKAFIVYIRTNNHLEEISITPKMKQEALKIVDEIFDILNLNYYPAATRYKNKCLDCTYRNLCTV
- the cas2 gene encoding CRISPR-associated endonuclease Cas2 translates to MLTWVMYDIKKDRTRNKVAKLCEEAGIYRVQYSVFVGDLNNAQRKELIAGFIKLINKDDDSIYIFPMCTEDFKKCKLLGQAFDKDLIADEVKALLL
- a CDS encoding four helix bundle protein; the protein is MANISELNVYQNSLEFSNQIWNLCLKWNSFASNTVGYQIVKAADSISANLAEGYGRFHLKDNIHFCYYSSGSLEETKDWLRKSRTRNLISENTYQELTKEIVIIAKQLNKYITSLKKKIHRS